One genomic segment of Arthrobacter sp. JZ12 includes these proteins:
- the glpK gene encoding glycerol kinase GlpK encodes MPQYVIAIDQGTTSSRAIVFDHQGNIVSSGQKEHEQIFPKPGWVEHNPIEIWDNTREVIGNALSKANLTRHDIAAVGITNQRETAVVWDKNTGKPVYNAIVWQDTRTQPIVDELAADGGVERFKEKVGLPLATYFSGTKIKWILDNVDGAREKAEAGDLLFGNTDSWVTWNLTGGTDGGVHITDVTNASRTLFMDLETLSWDSSILDVFGVPASMMPEIRSSSEVYGNVHGSQLLREVPVAGILGDQQAATFGQAAFEKGGAKNTYGTGNFMIVNTGEEIVHSKNGLLTTVCYKLGDAKPVYALEGSIAVTGSLIQWLRDNLGLIRTAPEVEQLADTVEDNGGVYIVPAFSGLFAPYWRSDARGAIVGLTRFVNKGHIARAALEATAFQTREVLDAANADSGVSMEDLRVDGGMVANDALMQFQADILGIPVIRPKVTETTALGAAYAAGLAVGFWKDTGELAANWSEDKRWTPELDEAERDRQLRNWKKAVTKTFDWVDEDVR; translated from the coding sequence ATGCCGCAGTACGTAATAGCCATTGACCAGGGCACCACCTCCAGCCGCGCAATCGTGTTCGACCATCAGGGAAACATCGTCTCCTCGGGCCAGAAGGAGCACGAGCAGATCTTCCCCAAGCCGGGCTGGGTGGAGCACAACCCCATCGAGATCTGGGACAACACCCGTGAGGTAATCGGCAACGCCCTCTCGAAGGCGAACCTGACCCGACACGACATCGCTGCCGTCGGCATCACAAACCAGCGGGAAACCGCAGTCGTCTGGGACAAGAACACCGGGAAGCCGGTCTACAACGCCATCGTCTGGCAGGACACCCGCACCCAACCGATCGTCGACGAACTCGCGGCCGACGGCGGCGTCGAGCGGTTCAAGGAAAAGGTCGGCCTGCCGCTCGCCACCTACTTCTCCGGAACGAAGATCAAGTGGATCCTTGACAACGTCGACGGCGCCCGTGAAAAGGCGGAGGCCGGCGACCTCCTGTTCGGCAACACGGACTCCTGGGTCACCTGGAACCTCACCGGTGGCACGGACGGAGGGGTGCATATCACCGACGTCACCAACGCCTCGCGCACCCTGTTCATGGACCTCGAGACACTAAGCTGGGACTCGTCCATCCTGGACGTATTCGGCGTTCCGGCTTCCATGATGCCCGAAATCCGGTCCTCGTCCGAGGTGTACGGCAACGTGCACGGCTCCCAACTGCTCCGCGAGGTGCCGGTCGCAGGCATCCTCGGGGATCAGCAGGCTGCGACCTTCGGCCAGGCCGCTTTCGAGAAGGGCGGCGCCAAGAACACCTACGGCACCGGCAACTTCATGATCGTGAACACCGGCGAGGAAATTGTCCACTCGAAGAACGGGCTGCTGACGACAGTTTGCTACAAGCTGGGCGACGCGAAGCCGGTGTACGCCCTTGAGGGGTCCATCGCGGTCACGGGTTCACTGATCCAGTGGCTCCGGGACAATCTCGGTCTGATCCGGACTGCGCCTGAGGTGGAGCAGCTGGCCGACACGGTTGAGGACAACGGCGGCGTCTACATTGTTCCGGCCTTCTCTGGTCTGTTTGCACCCTATTGGCGATCCGACGCCCGCGGCGCGATTGTCGGCCTCACCCGGTTCGTGAACAAGGGCCATATCGCCCGGGCCGCGCTGGAGGCCACGGCCTTCCAGACTCGGGAAGTCCTGGACGCGGCCAACGCCGATTCCGGCGTCAGCATGGAGGACCTGCGCGTGGACGGCGGCATGGTCGCCAACGACGCGCTGATGCAGTTCCAGGCCGACATCCTGGGCATTCCGGTCATCCGCCCGAAGGTTACGGAAACCACCGCGCTGGGCGCGGCCTACGCCGCAGGTCTCGCGGTGGGCTTCTGGAAGGACACGGGCGAGCTGGCGGCCAACTGGTCCGAGGACAAGCGGTGGACGCCGGAGCTGGATGAAGCCGAGCGCGACCGCCAGTTGCGCAACTGGAAGAAGGCCGTCACGAAGA
- a CDS encoding MIP/aquaporin family protein: MSLEVFVAETLGTFLLLLLGTGVVANVALAGTKGNNGGFLMVNFGWGLAVFAGVYVAALSGAHLNFAVTVGLWANGNTEEFAPGVDKNLVNALAYLAAQMLGSILGAVGCWLAYKQHFDEEPDPANKLGVFSTGPAIRSSAWNLVTEIIGTFVLVLVILSFASTPSGLGPLAVALLVVGIGASLGGPTGYAINPNRDLGPRIAHAFLPIRGKGSSDWGYAWVPVVGPIIGGLLAGLVAMLITFPTPA, encoded by the coding sequence ATGTCTCTGGAAGTGTTCGTCGCCGAAACGCTCGGCACCTTTTTGCTGCTGTTGCTAGGTACCGGGGTTGTGGCCAACGTTGCGTTGGCCGGAACCAAGGGAAACAACGGCGGCTTCCTGATGGTCAACTTCGGTTGGGGCCTCGCGGTCTTTGCCGGCGTATATGTAGCGGCGCTGTCAGGAGCCCACCTCAATTTCGCCGTCACGGTCGGTCTCTGGGCAAACGGCAACACGGAAGAGTTCGCGCCGGGCGTCGACAAGAACCTTGTCAACGCCCTCGCCTACCTTGCAGCACAGATGCTCGGATCCATCCTCGGCGCCGTCGGCTGCTGGCTTGCCTACAAGCAGCACTTCGACGAGGAACCGGATCCGGCCAATAAGCTGGGCGTCTTCTCCACCGGTCCCGCGATCCGTTCGAGTGCGTGGAACCTCGTCACCGAGATCATCGGCACTTTCGTGCTTGTGCTCGTAATCCTTTCCTTCGCGTCCACTCCTTCGGGGCTCGGCCCCCTGGCGGTTGCACTCCTCGTCGTCGGGATCGGTGCCTCTCTCGGCGGGCCCACCGGCTACGCGATCAACCCCAACCGCGATCTTGGCCCGCGCATTGCCCACGCATTCCTGCCCATCCGAGGCAAGGGCAGCAGTGACTGGGGCTACGCCTGGGTCCCCGTGGTGGGACCGATCATCGGCGGCCTGCTGGCCGGCCTCGTAGCCATGCTGATCACTTTCCCGACACCCGCCTGA
- a CDS encoding glycerol-3-phosphate dehydrogenase/oxidase, translated as MRNTNEPTPASAEQNRPTRGSVQQLKDSPTTSVLIIGGGINGVGTFRDLSLQGVDVTLVERGDYCQGASGASSHMIHGGIRYLENGEFRLVRESVIERNALLKLAPHYVKPLQTTIPIFSTFSGILTAPLRFLTHRSGAPKERGAVLIKAGLTLYDAFSRAGGTVPRHRFVGRKASLAQLPSLRQDVKYTATYFDASVHNPERLTLDVLQDGLSANPRSRAVNYVSAVGSNAEGVVLRDELTGDVFTVKADVVVNATGAWVDGTNSALGNASRFMGGTKGSHIVLDHPELLAACDGREIFFEHSDGRIVLIYPMGERVLVGTTDIDTDMETQAVCTDAEIDYFFELIHHVFPKVRVDREDIVYTFSGVRPLPRHDDTQPGFVSRDYRIEHGSTAGRPTLSLVGGKWTTFRALSEHLADEVLTLLQRSRTTSTASLPIGGGRNFPQQADELTSWIEANRAGLPAEQMHRLLARYGTRSADVAAFLAAGSDTALSSTLEVTARELEYMVRHEQVQHIPDVLIRRTALAFNGLVSAELVEELAEVLGAHLAWSESDRRQEIENTRRVLQEDHRVSVRSLVA; from the coding sequence GTGAGGAACACCAACGAGCCGACGCCGGCGTCGGCTGAACAGAATCGCCCGACCCGCGGCAGCGTGCAGCAGCTGAAGGATTCCCCAACAACATCCGTACTGATCATCGGAGGCGGGATCAACGGTGTTGGTACCTTCCGTGATTTGTCCCTCCAGGGCGTGGACGTCACGCTCGTCGAACGGGGTGACTACTGCCAGGGCGCTTCCGGGGCGTCGTCCCACATGATCCACGGCGGGATCCGCTACCTCGAAAACGGCGAGTTCCGTCTCGTGCGCGAGTCCGTGATCGAACGGAACGCGCTCCTTAAGCTGGCACCCCATTACGTCAAGCCGCTCCAGACCACTATCCCCATCTTCAGTACTTTCTCCGGCATCCTCACTGCGCCGCTGCGGTTCCTGACGCACCGAAGCGGTGCTCCGAAGGAACGCGGCGCGGTCTTGATCAAGGCCGGACTGACACTGTACGACGCGTTCTCGAGAGCGGGTGGTACCGTTCCCCGCCATCGTTTCGTCGGGCGCAAGGCATCCCTCGCCCAACTGCCCAGCCTTCGCCAGGATGTGAAGTACACGGCAACCTACTTCGATGCCTCCGTGCACAACCCGGAGCGGCTCACCCTCGATGTCCTTCAGGACGGGCTCTCGGCGAATCCGCGTTCCCGCGCGGTGAACTATGTGAGCGCGGTGGGCAGCAATGCCGAGGGCGTTGTTCTCCGGGACGAGCTGACCGGTGACGTCTTCACGGTCAAGGCCGACGTCGTCGTCAATGCCACCGGCGCCTGGGTGGACGGAACCAACAGCGCATTGGGCAATGCGAGCCGGTTCATGGGCGGCACCAAAGGTTCGCACATCGTGCTGGACCACCCCGAACTGCTTGCCGCCTGCGACGGTCGGGAGATCTTCTTCGAGCATTCGGACGGCAGGATCGTGCTCATCTACCCAATGGGGGAGCGTGTGCTGGTCGGAACGACGGACATCGATACCGATATGGAGACGCAGGCGGTCTGTACGGACGCGGAGATCGACTACTTCTTCGAGCTCATCCACCACGTCTTCCCGAAGGTCCGCGTGGATCGGGAGGATATCGTCTACACCTTCTCCGGCGTGCGGCCCCTGCCCCGACATGACGACACCCAGCCGGGTTTTGTGTCGCGTGACTACCGCATCGAGCACGGCTCAACAGCCGGGCGTCCGACCCTGAGCCTGGTGGGAGGCAAGTGGACCACTTTCCGGGCCCTGTCTGAACACCTTGCCGACGAAGTCCTCACGCTGCTCCAGCGCAGCAGGACGACGTCAACTGCATCCCTGCCGATCGGCGGCGGAAGGAACTTCCCGCAACAGGCGGATGAACTCACCTCCTGGATCGAGGCGAACCGGGCAGGATTGCCGGCCGAGCAGATGCACCGCTTGTTGGCACGCTATGGCACCCGCTCAGCCGACGTGGCGGCATTCCTTGCTGCGGGCAGCGACACAGCCCTGTCCTCAACCCTTGAGGTGACCGCCCGGGAACTTGAGTACATGGTGCGCCACGAACAGGTGCAGCACATCCCCGACGTTCTCATCCGACGGACGGCCTTGGCGTTCAACGGCCTCGTCAGTGCCGAACTGGTCGAGGAACTGGCAGAGGTTCTGGGCGCACACCTTGCATGGTCGGAGTCCGATCGCCGGCAGGAGATCGAGAACACGCGCCGGGTGCTGCAGGAAGATCACAGGGTGAGCGTGCGTAGTCTGGTCGCGTAA
- a CDS encoding sugar-binding transcriptional regulator, whose amino-acid sequence MYYLQDLTMNAIARELRTSRSTVSRLLSMARDTGLVQIQINNPLDRAPALEREIQSRYGVDAHVVPVTDLVSDSDVLERVAIQAARTIGPLVDSNAIIGVAWGSTVSAVSHHLTRKTTHDSTIVQLNGAGNTQTTGITYASDILRRFGTAYGARVEQFPVPAFFDHAETKTAMWAERSVKRILDLQERMTMAIFGVGSTGSGIPSHVYAGGYLDEEDLRTLRDSDVVGDVATVFFRADGSHSDIVLNERSTGPDLDLLARVGRRICVVSGETKINGLRGALAASLVTDLILDERSARMLVREV is encoded by the coding sequence ATGTACTACCTGCAGGACCTGACCATGAACGCCATCGCCCGGGAACTACGCACCTCCAGGTCCACAGTGTCCCGCCTGCTGTCCATGGCGAGAGACACCGGCCTGGTGCAGATCCAGATCAACAATCCCCTGGACCGGGCACCCGCTCTCGAACGTGAGATCCAGAGCCGCTACGGAGTGGACGCCCATGTGGTTCCCGTGACGGATCTGGTGAGCGATTCGGACGTGCTCGAGAGGGTGGCCATCCAGGCGGCCCGGACTATAGGGCCCCTGGTCGACTCCAACGCGATCATCGGCGTCGCATGGGGTTCCACTGTCAGCGCCGTGAGCCACCACCTGACGCGCAAAACCACCCACGACAGCACAATTGTGCAGCTCAACGGCGCAGGCAACACCCAGACCACCGGCATCACCTATGCCAGTGACATCCTGCGGAGATTCGGGACCGCCTATGGAGCCCGGGTTGAACAGTTCCCAGTTCCCGCATTCTTCGATCACGCCGAGACGAAGACCGCCATGTGGGCCGAACGAAGCGTGAAGCGTATCCTCGACCTCCAGGAACGGATGACCATGGCCATTTTCGGCGTGGGTTCCACAGGGTCCGGCATACCCAGCCATGTCTACGCGGGCGGCTATCTGGATGAGGAGGACCTTCGAACCCTCCGGGACAGCGACGTGGTCGGGGACGTCGCAACCGTCTTCTTCCGGGCAGACGGGTCCCATAGCGACATCGTGCTGAACGAACGAAGCACCGGTCCCGACCTGGACCTGCTGGCACGTGTGGGCCGACGGATCTGTGTGGTGTCCGGGGAGACAAAGATCAACGGGCTGCGCGGGGCATTGGCGGCCTCCCTGGTCACTGACCTGATCCTCGACGAACGCTCTGCGAGGATGCTGGTCCGGGAGGTGTGA
- a CDS encoding aldo/keto reductase, whose protein sequence is MQKPDKVSFSNGVQMDRLGFGLYKVPADDAHGLCTLALEAGYRLLDTAALYGNEEGVGRAVRDAVSSGQVERGDVFVTSKLWNDRHGYRSTLEAFDESLKRLGLDYLDLYLIHWPCPGQDLYVESWRALEELYHSGRVRAIGVSNFQRHHLEKLLAETEVVPALNQIELHPLLQQHSLRAFNAEHGIITQAWSPLGRGKVLTNPIITHIAAKHSRSAAQVILQWHLQLGGTAVAKASSQERIAENLRIGNFTLDTVDMTAISQLNSDTRIGSHPDLVN, encoded by the coding sequence ATGCAGAAACCTGACAAGGTGTCCTTCTCCAACGGCGTCCAGATGGACCGGCTCGGCTTCGGTCTGTACAAGGTCCCTGCGGACGATGCGCACGGACTGTGCACGCTTGCCCTCGAAGCGGGCTACCGTTTGCTGGACACCGCTGCGCTCTATGGCAACGAGGAGGGCGTCGGCCGGGCGGTTCGGGACGCAGTCAGCTCTGGGCAGGTGGAGCGCGGTGATGTCTTTGTCACCTCCAAGCTGTGGAATGACCGTCACGGTTACCGGTCCACTCTCGAGGCTTTCGATGAGTCATTGAAGCGGCTTGGACTCGATTACCTGGATCTGTACCTGATTCACTGGCCCTGCCCCGGCCAGGATCTGTACGTGGAATCGTGGCGCGCGCTTGAGGAGCTGTACCACAGCGGCCGGGTCCGGGCGATCGGCGTCTCCAACTTCCAGCGGCATCACCTCGAGAAGCTGCTGGCCGAAACCGAGGTGGTGCCCGCACTCAACCAGATCGAACTGCATCCGCTCCTGCAGCAGCACTCGCTGCGCGCATTCAATGCCGAGCATGGCATCATCACGCAGGCTTGGAGTCCTCTCGGCCGTGGGAAGGTCCTGACCAATCCGATCATCACCCATATCGCCGCTAAGCATTCACGCTCGGCCGCCCAGGTCATCCTGCAGTGGCATCTCCAGCTCGGCGGCACCGCGGTGGCCAAGGCCAGCAGCCAGGAACGCATAGCGGAGAACCTCAGGATCGGGAACTTCACGCTCGACACCGTTGATATGACGGCAATCTCCCAGCTCAACTCGGACACCCGAATCGGGTCCCACCCCGATCTGGTCAACTGA
- a CDS encoding alpha/beta fold hydrolase: protein MVLLERTASVRTLHLDGGLGRFWDFPALLPDSDAPPLFMVHGFRGDHHGLLRIVEALPAHRVIVPDLPGFGQSDPLEGAHDVAAYSDFVLQGVRQLQLGADTVLVGHSFGSIIAARSAADSPGTFAALVLINPISAPALEGSSRIATRLAELYYRAGAALPERLGLALLQNRMIVRGMSELMAKTREPALRRWIHEQHRRYFSAFASRDVVLEAFRASIGATVRDFAARLRLPVLLVAAERDDLGSVETQRVLADLIPDSRLVVLPDVGHLIHYETPDQAAKHITEFLEEKTR, encoded by the coding sequence ATGGTGCTGCTTGAACGCACCGCGTCGGTGCGGACGCTCCACCTCGACGGCGGGCTGGGGCGGTTCTGGGACTTCCCTGCGCTGCTGCCGGATTCGGATGCACCGCCGCTGTTCATGGTGCACGGTTTCCGGGGGGACCATCATGGCCTCCTGCGGATCGTCGAAGCCCTTCCCGCCCACCGGGTGATCGTCCCCGACCTCCCCGGCTTCGGTCAGTCCGATCCGCTTGAGGGTGCGCACGACGTCGCGGCCTACTCCGATTTCGTGCTTCAGGGAGTGCGTCAGCTTCAGCTTGGTGCCGACACCGTGCTCGTCGGGCACTCATTCGGGTCCATTATCGCTGCCCGCAGCGCGGCCGACTCCCCCGGCACATTCGCTGCTCTTGTGCTGATCAATCCAATCAGCGCTCCGGCGCTGGAGGGTTCAAGCAGGATCGCCACCCGCCTCGCCGAACTGTATTACCGCGCCGGTGCTGCCTTACCCGAGCGGCTGGGTCTCGCTCTACTCCAGAACAGGATGATTGTCCGCGGAATGAGCGAACTCATGGCCAAGACGCGGGAACCGGCCCTGCGTCGCTGGATTCACGAGCAGCACAGGCGCTACTTCAGCGCCTTTGCTTCCCGCGACGTCGTTCTGGAGGCTTTCCGCGCCTCCATCGGGGCCACGGTCAGGGACTTCGCGGCGCGGCTGCGCCTCCCGGTTCTGCTGGTTGCGGCGGAAAGGGACGACCTGGGATCGGTGGAAACGCAGCGTGTGCTAGCCGATCTCATACCGGACTCCAGGCTCGTGGTGCTTCCCGACGTCGGTCACCTCATCCACTACGAGACACCGGACCAGGCGGCAAAGCACATCACCGAATTTTTGGAGGAGAAGACTCGGTGA
- a CDS encoding glycosyltransferase family 1 protein: MRVLIDARFTRTDHHDGISRYGASLIEALAARAEVTMLVSDTRQLALLPDVPYRLINSPLSPAELFVARRLNGLRADAVFCPMQTMGSLGRRYPLVLTLHDLIYYQNRTPPGFLPLPVRLLWRLYHLAYWPQRLLLNRADVVVTISETTRSLMQRHRLTRRPIRIVGNAPQPGSAVRDPQAPVEKTLVYMGSFMPYKNVETVLAGMAGLPDYTLHLLSRITPQRKRELEDLVPAGARVVFHNGVSDDEYALMLRSATALVTLSRAEGYGLPVIEAMALGTPVIAADTPIFREVGGTAALYADPDSPEDFTRAVRTLDDPAGWKERSAAGLAQAATYSWDKSADSLLEALEEAAALHAASRNARTKRAQNR; encoded by the coding sequence GTGAGAGTACTGATCGACGCGAGGTTCACGCGCACCGACCACCACGACGGCATCAGCCGCTATGGCGCAAGTCTTATCGAGGCGCTCGCCGCGCGAGCCGAAGTGACCATGCTGGTCTCAGACACCCGCCAGCTGGCTCTGCTCCCCGACGTTCCATACCGGCTTATCAACAGTCCGCTCTCCCCCGCGGAACTCTTCGTAGCCCGGAGGCTGAACGGGCTCCGTGCGGATGCTGTCTTCTGCCCCATGCAGACCATGGGCAGCCTTGGCCGCAGGTACCCGCTGGTCCTGACCCTGCACGACCTGATCTACTACCAGAACCGCACCCCACCCGGTTTCCTGCCACTCCCGGTTCGCCTGCTGTGGCGGCTGTACCACCTCGCCTACTGGCCGCAGCGGCTGCTCCTCAACCGGGCGGACGTCGTCGTAACCATCTCCGAGACAACCCGCAGCCTCATGCAGCGGCACAGGCTCACGCGCCGTCCAATCCGCATAGTCGGAAACGCTCCCCAGCCCGGATCCGCAGTCCGCGACCCCCAGGCGCCGGTCGAGAAAACACTGGTTTACATGGGGTCATTCATGCCCTACAAGAATGTGGAGACCGTGCTTGCCGGGATGGCGGGGCTACCCGACTACACCCTGCACCTCCTGAGCAGGATAACTCCGCAGCGGAAGCGTGAACTGGAGGATCTTGTGCCCGCCGGCGCCCGTGTCGTCTTCCACAACGGGGTCAGCGATGACGAATACGCGCTGATGCTGCGCTCGGCTACGGCATTGGTAACGCTATCCCGCGCCGAGGGGTACGGCCTGCCTGTGATCGAGGCGATGGCGCTGGGCACCCCGGTCATAGCAGCGGATACCCCGATTTTCCGCGAAGTCGGCGGAACGGCTGCGCTCTATGCGGATCCTGACTCCCCGGAGGATTTCACGCGGGCCGTCCGTACACTCGACGATCCCGCCGGGTGGAAGGAACGCTCAGCCGCCGGTCTGGCCCAGGCGGCCACCTATTCGTGGGACAAGTCCGCGGATTCGCTGCTGGAGGCATTGGAAGAGGCAGCTGCCCTGCATGCAGCCTCCCGCAATGCCCGAACCAAACGGGCGCAGAACCGCTAG